The Comamonas sp. GB3 AK4-5 genome includes a region encoding these proteins:
- a CDS encoding isochorismatase family protein: MATCLLVIDVQESFRHRPFFDPAALPAYLAAQNALIAGFQARQLAVVRIFHSSGPEQLDNPFAQASGHVRPLQGLADFTAAAQFTKSRHSALVGTGLEVWLTQQRIDRLVISGIRTEQCCETTARHASDLGWQVDFVPEATLTFAMQQPDGQTLSAADIQTRTATVLAGRFATLCTVEQALARAVA, translated from the coding sequence ATGGCAACTTGTCTGCTGGTGATCGATGTACAGGAATCCTTCCGCCATCGCCCTTTCTTTGACCCCGCCGCGCTGCCAGCCTATCTGGCGGCACAGAACGCGTTGATTGCCGGCTTTCAGGCCCGCCAGTTGGCCGTGGTGCGCATTTTTCACAGCTCCGGCCCCGAACAGCTGGACAACCCTTTTGCCCAGGCCTCCGGCCATGTGCGGCCACTGCAGGGTTTGGCCGATTTCACGGCCGCAGCCCAATTCACCAAGTCGCGCCACAGTGCGCTGGTGGGCACGGGGCTGGAGGTATGGCTGACGCAGCAGCGGATCGACCGGCTGGTCATCAGCGGCATACGCACCGAGCAATGCTGTGAAACCACGGCCCGCCACGCCAGCGATCTGGGCTGGCAGGTGGACTTTGTGCCCGAGGCCACGCTCACCTTTGCCATGCAGCAGCCCGATGGCCAGACGCTGAGCGCGGCCGATATCCAGACCCGCACCGCCACCGTGCTGGCCGGCCGTTTTGCTACGCTGTGCACGGTGGAACAGGCCTTGGCGCGCGCCGTTGCCTGA
- a CDS encoding undecaprenyl-diphosphate phosphatase, protein MDTVLLLKAAIMGIVEGLTEFLPISSTGHLILAGSLLGFTDEKAKVFDIAIQTGAIFAVVLVYWEKIRSTLVELPSSRQAQKFALNVLIGFLPAVVLALIFGKFIKAHLFTPTVVATTFILGGFIILWAERRPASATRVHSVDDMTALDALKVGLVQCLAMIPGTSRSGSTIIGGMLMGLSRKAATDFSFFLAIPTLIGAGVYSLYKERALLSTADIPLFAVGLVFSFISAWICVRWLLRYISSHSFVPFAWYRIAFGIIVLATAYSGLVSWHD, encoded by the coding sequence GTGGACACTGTACTGCTGCTCAAGGCCGCCATCATGGGCATTGTGGAGGGCTTGACCGAGTTCCTGCCCATTTCTTCCACCGGCCATTTGATTTTGGCGGGCTCTTTGCTGGGCTTTACCGACGAGAAAGCCAAGGTCTTTGATATCGCCATCCAGACCGGCGCCATTTTTGCCGTGGTGCTGGTGTATTGGGAAAAGATTCGCAGCACCCTGGTGGAGCTGCCCAGCAGCCGCCAGGCGCAGAAGTTTGCGCTGAATGTGCTGATCGGCTTTTTGCCGGCCGTGGTGCTGGCGCTGATTTTTGGCAAATTCATCAAGGCGCATTTGTTCACCCCCACCGTGGTGGCCACCACCTTTATCTTGGGTGGCTTTATTATTTTGTGGGCCGAGCGCCGGCCTGCATCGGCCACACGGGTGCACAGCGTGGACGATATGACGGCGCTGGATGCGCTCAAGGTCGGCCTGGTGCAATGCCTGGCCATGATCCCCGGCACCAGCCGCAGCGGCTCCACCATCATCGGCGGCATGCTGATGGGCCTGTCGCGCAAAGCGGCCACCGACTTCTCTTTCTTTCTGGCCATTCCCACGTTGATTGGCGCGGGCGTCTACAGCCTGTACAAGGAGCGCGCCCTGCTGAGCACGGCCGATATTCCGTTGTTTGCCGTAGGCCTGGTGTTCTCGTTTATCAGTGCCTGGATTTGCGTGCGCTGGTTGCTGCGCTATATCTCCAGCCATAGCTTTGTGCCGTTTGCCTGGTATCGGATTGCCTTTGGCATCATTGTTCTCGCCACCGCCTACAGCGGCCTGGTGAGCTGGCACGATTGA